The DNA segment CAGGAACACACCGGAGCGGTAATGCTGGTCCAGCCATTCGCGGTGGCGGGGCGTGACGGCGGCCAGCTCGTCGCCGGACTTGGTGTAGCGGCTTTCAATGATCCAGAGGGTAGGCATGGAAGGAAGTCTAAGGGTCAAAGGGTCTGAGGGTCTAAGAAAAGCCCTTGCGCCCTTCCTCAGACCCTTCGACTCTTGATCCTCAGACGCGCCGCACGGCGAGCGCCAGCCCATTGCCCCCGCCCATGCACAGCGTGGCAATCCCAGTTTCTTTGTCCTGCTGCTTCATGGCGTGCAGCAATGTAACCAGAATGCGTGCGCCAGACGCGCCAATCGGGTGTCCCAGCGCCACCGCACCGCCGTTGACATTCACCTTATCGGGATTCAGGCCCAGTTCGTTCATCACGGCGATGCTCTGAACGCTGAACGCCTCGTTGAGTTCCCACAGGTCCACGTCTGCCGCGCTCCAGCCCAGCTTTTGCAGCAGCTTGTTGGTAGCGGGAACGGGAGTCATCATCACCCATTCGGGGGCCAGACCGCCCGTCGCATAGTCCACGATCTCGGCCAGGGGGGTCAGGCCGTGGGCGGCGGCGGCTTCCTCGGACATGATCAGCAGGCTGGCGGCGGCGTCATTCAGGCCGGGCGCGTTGCCTGCCGTCACGGAACCGTCCGTCTTGAAAGCGGGTTTCAGGCGGGCCAGCGTTTCGGGGCTGGTGTCACTGCGCGGCCCCTCATCGGTGTCCACCACTGTGTTGCCCTTGCGGCCCTTGACCGTCACGGGGACGATTTCATCCGCAAAGCGCCCGGCCTGCTGGGCGGCAATGGCCCGCTGGTGGCTGCGGGTGGCGAAGACGTCCTGTTCCTCGCGGCCAATGCCGTACTTGTCGGCCACGCGCTCGCCCGTCAGGCCCATGCCCTCGTCGTTGATGCTGCACCACAGCCCGTCGTGCATGTTGGCGTCCAGCACCTGCGCGTGGCCGAGGCGGTAGCCCTTTCTGGCCCCCGGCAGCAGATACGGCGCGTTGCTCATACTTTCCATGCCGCCCGCCAGCACGGCACTCTGATCGCCCGCGCGGATGCTCTGGGCCGCCAGAATCACGGCTTTGAGGCCGCTGCCGCAGACCTTGTTGATGGTAAGTGCGCCGACTTCATTGCTCAGACCCGCCTTGAGGGCCGCGTGCCGGGCCGGGTTCTGCCCGCTTCCGGCCTGCACCACCTGACCCATGATGACTTCCTCAATCACATCTGCCGGAAGGCCCGAACGCCGGAGGGTTTCGGCCAGCGTGATGCTGCCCAGTTCCACGGCGCTCACGTCGGCCAGCGCCCCCAAAAACTTGCCCGTCGGCGTGCGAGACGCCGCCACGATCACTGCTTTGTTCATACCTCGCAGGATAGCGCGGCCAGCCTAACGGGCGTTAGGTTGAAGGCAGCCATGCCCGCTATCCTCTGCCGATGGGTGTGGACTTCATGGATCAATGAGTGGCGTGTTTCTGGGCCTGCTGGCGGCGCTGGCGTGGGGCTTTGCAGACTATCTGGCGCAACCGGCCTCGCGGCGGATGGGGGCCATGCGGGCGTCCTTTGTGGCGCAGGGCTTCGGCGTGGCGGCGCTGCTAGTCTTTCTGATCGTCACCGGCACAAGCCTATTTCCCACGGACGCGTCAGCATGGGCTTGGGCGCTGGGCGCGTCCACACTAATGACGGCGGGCGGGCTGGCCTTTTACCAGTCGCTGGGGCTGGGGCAACTGGTGGTGGTGGCCCCGATCATGGGCAGCTACGGGGCCGTGACCACCGCGCTGGCATGGCTCAGCGGCGAACGCCTGAGCCTGCTGACCGGCCTGGGTCTGCTGGGCGTGCTGGTGGCCGTAATTCTGGTCTCGCTGCCACAGAAGGCAGAGGGATTCCAGTCTACCCCGGCGCAGATTCAGGGCGCGTGGTGGGCCATCGTCGCCGCCGTGACCCTGGGCGCATGTTTCTTCGTCATCGGCTACGGCCTCACGCCCCGCGTGGGCGGCGTTCAGGCGACGTGGATGCTGCGGCTGTGTACCCTGGTCTTCACCTTCATCACGCTGAGCGTGTGGCAGAAGCGCCGTTCTGGACTCCGCCCCGCCGATGGGCCAGGAGCGCTGAAATACGCCGGATGGTCTGGGTTGCTGTCCACCGGAGCCATTCTCGTGACTGCGCTGGGCCTGGGGCGCGGTGAGGACAGCATCGTGACTGTACTGGGCAGCATGTCCATCGTGCTGACCACGTTGCTGGCGCTGCTGCTGAACCGCGAACGCCTGGGCGGCGTGCAATGGGCAGGGGTGGGGCTGGCCATCCTCAGCACCGTGCTGGTGGGTCTCAAGTAGAAGGAGCTTCCCACCACAGGCGGGCCGCGAAACCGCCACGTTCCTCTGCCTTCTGTGCGCGCATGGCCTCCAACTCTTCCCTACCTACGCCGTCCAGTTTCGCCAGCGTATACACCACTTCCAGCACGTCCGCCAGCTCCAGCACCTCGCCGGATTCCAGATACTCGCCCACCTCCTCGCCCAGTTTTGCGCAAAGGGCAGAACGAAATTCAGCCGGGTTCAGGGGGCGGGATGTGCCGCCGAAGAGGTCTGGAATGTGGTTCCGCACGAGTTTGCTCATAGACCGAGAATAGCGGGCAGCAAGTCTGTCTCCACCTCACTGAAAGCGCCCGCCCCGGCGTGGTAATTTGCCCCCATGTTTGAGTCGCTGGGCAACAAGTTGCAGGACATCCTGGACCGCGTGGGCAAGGAGCGCCAGCTCACCGAGTCACAGGTCAAGGCCGCCATGCGCGAGATTCGGATGGCACTGCTGGAAGCCGACGTGAATTTTGGCGTGGCTAAGGAATTCGTGGCCAAAGTTTCCGAGAAGGCCGTGGGGCAGGAGGTCTCGGGCAGCCTGAACTCCGGGCAGACCGTGGTCAAGCTGGTCCACGACGAATTGATCGAGACGCTGGGCGGCAAATCCATCCAGCCGGAGCTGAAAACCGAGGGCAACGTGTGGTTCATGGTGGGCCTCCAGGGGGCGGGCAAGACCACCAGCACCGGCAAACTGGCCCTGCATTACAAGAACAAGGGCCGCCGCGTGTTGCTGGTGGCCGCCGACACCCAGCGCCCCGCAGCACGTGACCAGTTGGAAGTGCTGGCCAATCAGGTGGGCGTGCCCGTGCTGAAGGTGGCCGACGGCGAAACCCCCGCCGAGACCCGCCGCCGCGTGGACGAACACCTCAAAACCGACTTCCGCGATCTGGTGATCGTGGACACGGCAGGCCGATTGCAGATCGACGAGACCCTGATGGACCAACTGGCAGACCTGCAAACCGCCATGCAACCCACTGAAACGCTGCTGGTGGTGGACGCCATGACCGGTCAGGAGGCGCTGAACGTGGCGCAGACCTTCGACGAGCGGGTGCAGGTCTCGGGCCTGATCATCACCAAGATGGACGGCGACGCGCGCGGTGGGGCGGCCCTCTCGGCGCGCAGCGTGACGGGCAAGCCAATCTATTTCGCCGGGACCAGCGAGAAGATTTCTGGTCTGGACGCCTTCCACCCGGACCGCGTGGCCGGGCGCATCCTGGGCATGGGCGACGTGCTGGGGCTGATCGAACGCGCCGAGATGGCCGACATCAAGGCGATGGAGGTCAA comes from the Deinococcus sp. AJ005 genome and includes:
- a CDS encoding acetyl-CoA C-acetyltransferase, whose protein sequence is MNKAVIVAASRTPTGKFLGALADVSAVELGSITLAETLRRSGLPADVIEEVIMGQVVQAGSGQNPARHAALKAGLSNEVGALTINKVCGSGLKAVILAAQSIRAGDQSAVLAGGMESMSNAPYLLPGARKGYRLGHAQVLDANMHDGLWCSINDEGMGLTGERVADKYGIGREEQDVFATRSHQRAIAAQQAGRFADEIVPVTVKGRKGNTVVDTDEGPRSDTSPETLARLKPAFKTDGSVTAGNAPGLNDAAASLLIMSEEAAAAHGLTPLAEIVDYATGGLAPEWVMMTPVPATNKLLQKLGWSAADVDLWELNEAFSVQSIAVMNELGLNPDKVNVNGGAVALGHPIGASGARILVTLLHAMKQQDKETGIATLCMGGGNGLALAVRRV
- a CDS encoding DMT family transporter, translated to MSGVFLGLLAALAWGFADYLAQPASRRMGAMRASFVAQGFGVAALLVFLIVTGTSLFPTDASAWAWALGASTLMTAGGLAFYQSLGLGQLVVVAPIMGSYGAVTTALAWLSGERLSLLTGLGLLGVLVAVILVSLPQKAEGFQSTPAQIQGAWWAIVAAVTLGACFFVIGYGLTPRVGGVQATWMLRLCTLVFTFITLSVWQKRRSGLRPADGPGALKYAGWSGLLSTGAILVTALGLGRGEDSIVTVLGSMSIVLTTLLALLLNRERLGGVQWAGVGLAILSTVLVGLK
- a CDS encoding nucleoside triphosphate pyrophosphohydrolase, with protein sequence MSKLVRNHIPDLFGGTSRPLNPAEFRSALCAKLGEEVGEYLESGEVLELADVLEVVYTLAKLDGVGREELEAMRAQKAEERGGFAARLWWEAPST
- the ffh gene encoding signal recognition particle protein, whose product is MFESLGNKLQDILDRVGKERQLTESQVKAAMREIRMALLEADVNFGVAKEFVAKVSEKAVGQEVSGSLNSGQTVVKLVHDELIETLGGKSIQPELKTEGNVWFMVGLQGAGKTTSTGKLALHYKNKGRRVLLVAADTQRPAARDQLEVLANQVGVPVLKVADGETPAETRRRVDEHLKTDFRDLVIVDTAGRLQIDETLMDQLADLQTAMQPTETLLVVDAMTGQEALNVAQTFDERVQVSGLIITKMDGDARGGAALSARSVTGKPIYFAGTSEKISGLDAFHPDRVAGRILGMGDVLGLIERAEMADIKAMEVKKPGDFDLEDLLTQLRQIRKMGPLGDLLKLIPGMSRALPEGFNVDEKQIQRIDAMISSMTLKERRNPKVIDGRRRKRIAAGSGHSVQDINKLLKMHEQMKGMMKMLGGMSGKGPGGKMPKMPNLPPSARR